One segment of Salvelinus alpinus chromosome 1, SLU_Salpinus.1, whole genome shotgun sequence DNA contains the following:
- the LOC139531625 gene encoding SKA complex subunit 2 — translation METAVDKLEAMFQKAEADMEYMEKRLRLDFLTNVPENSAAEENPVKLLENLSAIKTRHAALCTQVQEIAAEQKQSMDSIRVHLDTTVQLVQQLQQTADVELPTLTETEQESAEFLGLSVNQNTTEVPMSMELPAQELPQSSREGEFEELSEATLEAVPCSMRANVKLANLNAFYKQLHEYFSFRKNSGALSLQKMKQMNMKVSDAKLKTLQHLSLIELDKKGHVRLLM, via the exons TTCCAGAAGGCAGAGGCTGACATGGAGTACATGGAGAAGCGGCTAAGGCTAGACTTCCTGACTAATGTTCCAGAGAACAGTGCAGCAGAG GAAAACCCTGTGAAGCTGCTGGAGAACCTGTCAGCCATCAAGACGAGGCATGCGGCCCTGTGCACACAAGTGCAGGAGATCGCAGCCGAGCAGAAGCAATCAATGGACTCCATACGAGTGCACCTCGACACCACTGTGCAGCTGGTGCAACAGTTACAGCAGACTGCTGACGTTGAG CTTCCAACACTGACTGAGACGGAGCAGGAGTCTGCAGAGTTCCTTGGTTTATCAGTCAATCAAAACACAACAGAG GTACCGATGTCTATGGAGCTTCCAGCCCAAGAGCTGCCTCAGT CCTCGAGGGAGGGCGAGTTTGAGGAGCTGAGTGAAGCCACACTGGAGGCAGTGCCGTGCAGCATGCGTGCCAACGTCAAGCTGGCCAACCTCAATGCCTTCTACAAGCAGCTGCATGAGTACTTCTCCTTCAGAAAAAACAG TGGTGCCCTCAGTTTGCAGAAGATGAAGCAGATGAACATGAAGGTTAGCGACGCCAAGCTGAAGACGTTGCAGCACCTCTCTCTCATTGAGCTAGACAAGAAAGGGCATGTTCGTCTGCTAATGTGA
- the LOC139531632 gene encoding DNA repair protein RAD51 homolog 3-like isoform X3 gives MPPGGSLQLHPCVCICRGSQEEAVEVLQPVRSESGQERAAAGRLAAQELLETEQELGTVFTFCSALDTALGGGLPVGKTTEVCETPGVGKTQL, from the exons ATGCCACCAGGTGGGTCGCTGCAG CTCCATCCCTGTGTTTGTATTTGTAGAGGCTCCCAGGAGGAGGCAGTAGAGGTGCTGCAGCCTGTGAGGTCTGAGTCTGGCcaggagagagcagcagcaggcAGGCTGGCGGCACAGGAGCTTCTGGAGACAGAGCAGGAGCTGGGCACCGTCTTCACCTTCTGCTCAGCGCTGGACACAGCCCTGGGAGGGGGCCTGCCGGTGGGGAAGACCACTGAGGTCTGCGAGACGCCTGGAGTGGGAAAGACCCAGCTCTG A
- the LOC139531632 gene encoding DNA repair protein RAD51 homolog 3-like isoform X1 produces MPPGGSLQLHPCVCICRGSQEEAVEVLQPVRSESGQERAAAGRLAAQELLETEQELGTVFTFCSALDTALGGGLPVGKTTEVCETPGVGKTQLWYLCVEELLTCSI; encoded by the exons ATGCCACCAGGTGGGTCGCTGCAG CTCCATCCCTGTGTTTGTATTTGTAGAGGCTCCCAGGAGGAGGCAGTAGAGGTGCTGCAGCCTGTGAGGTCTGAGTCTGGCcaggagagagcagcagcaggcAGGCTGGCGGCACAGGAGCTTCTGGAGACAGAGCAGGAGCTGGGCACCGTCTTCACCTTCTGCTCAGCGCTGGACACAGCCCTGGGAGGGGGCCTGCCGGTGGGGAAGACCACTGAGGTCTGCGAGACGCCTGGAGTGGGAAAGACCCAGCTCTGGTACCTCTGTGTGGAAGAGTTACTCACCTGTTCCATATAA
- the LOC139531632 gene encoding DNA repair protein RAD51 homolog 3-like isoform X2 — protein MYLLADFLAQHPEVQLVVIDSIAFLFHHCFDDLSQRTRLRNSLAQQLIQMATNRNVAVVLTNQVTSKVWSSQSKLIPALGCSYQSGDYRGLEWPIEAYSCLR, from the exons ATGTATCTCCTGGCTGACTTCCTGGCTCAGCACCCTGAG GTCCAGCTGGTGGTGATTGACAGCATTGCCTTCCTGTTCCACCATTGCTTTGATGACCTCTCCCAGAGGACCCGCCTCCGGAACAGCCTCGCCCAGCAGCTCATCCAGATGGCCACCAATCGCAATGTCGCA GTTGTTCTTACCAATCAGGTGACTTCAAAGGTTTGGAGCAGCCAATCAAAGCTTATTCCTGCCTTAG GTTGTTCTTACCAATCAGGTGACTACAGAGGTTTGGAGTGGCCAATCGAAGCTTATTCCTGCCTTAGATGA